The genomic region ctctctctctctctctctcacacacacacacacacaccctaacacacacCCCCTGAGACATGGATACTATAGTGAAGCAGTCTCTGGCGGTGCCTATGAAGAAGCTGTCCAGCTGTGTGacaggagtgaaggagagagaggtgtgggccagGCGCAGGGCCAAGAGGGGGACAGGAGTAAAGAGCAGCCCTCCACGGACGGGACAGACCACCGTCACACACTCCTACCAAACTGacctggagaaggagaggtgagtgACCGCAGACATAACTACAACATGACCACTGTGGTCAATGTGGAGATTAGAAACAACACCATGAGGAGATTATGGATGAAAACCAGCTTGGTAACAGACAGGTTGGGGGTTGGCGGTAATGGGTTTTAGGGCAGGGATGtatttatgtttgtgtgtgtgtctgtctatgtgttacATGGAGTTGTGTTGATTCCAGGAAGCTGAGGGAAGCCCTGAATGCCCAGAAGCATGCAGAGAGAGCCGCCATGAGGGATCACTTCAGGAAGAAGTACCAGCTCTCCAAGGTTAGTGTGTTGCATTAGCAGAACAAATTATACCCCTATCTCCTAGCCCCTATCTCCTAGCCCCTATCTCCTAGCCCCTATctcctagcccctagcccctatcTCCTAGCCCCTATctcctagcccctagcccctatcTCCTATCTCCTAGACCCTATCTCCTATCTCCTAACCCCGAGCCCCTATCTCCTAGCCCCTATCTCCTAGCCCTTATCTCCTAACCCTTATCTCCTAGCCCCTATCTCCTAGCCCCTATCTCCTAGCCCCTATCTCCTAGCCCTTATCTCCTAGCTCCTATctcctagcccctagcccctatcTTCTAGCCCCTATCTCCTAGACCCTATCTTCTAGCTCCTATTTCCTATCTCCTAGCCCCATACCCATAACCCTTAAAGCAGTGCTATATTTAAAGGGTATTTTTTCCTCGTCACCCTACCCCTCTCTTCCCAACTCTCTTCCTAACCCCCAGAGTTCCAAGGACACCAGCCACCTGAGTGCGGCGCAAGGGAAAGGGGCACTCCCCCGTCAACTGGCTAAACTGATTGGTCCTGAGACCCCGGCCAAGGACGATGGCTACAGCCTGCTGAGCGCCTTCCAAGGCCTCAGCTTCAACATGGGGATGCTTGGAGGCAAGCAGACCAAGTCGTCCACTCCAATGTCAGTCAACGGAGAGGCCTGCAAAGTCATGTGATCAAAGAGAACATACTAGATACTACACAGAATCAACCTGCAACATGCTAAAAACATGCATTATGCCTAAATAATGAAGAATACCATTTTAACACAACGTAGTAGCAGATTGGAGGGAACACATTGGCAGACGGCTTTGTCACAGTTGCTCCTCTGTCCCTTTATCTCCTTATCTGTCTTtaactctctctcaattcaattacattcaagggctttattggcatgggaaacatgtgttaacattgccaaagcaagtgaggtagataatatataaagtgaatatataaagtgaaataaacaataaaaattaacagtaaacattacacatacagacgtttcaaaacaataaagacattacaaatgtcatattatatatatacagtgttttaacaatgtacacaCAAATTAGCATAAAATAaattagcataaatatgggttgtatttacaatggtgtttgttcttcactggttgcccttttctcatggcaacaggtcacaaatcttgctgcggTAATGGCACAccgtggaatttcacccagtagatatgggagtttatcaaaattggatttgttttcgaattctttgtggatctgtgtaatctgagggaaatatgtctctctaatatggtcataaattgggcaggaggtttctctctctctcactctcactccacccccctatctctctcactctctctccctgagttATCTGCTGATCAGACTGTTGACAATAGAGCCAGGCTGTGAGGATGACTCATCCCTATGTCACTGATAGTAGGACATGGCTAACATTGTTACTATTTGCATAGAACTGGTCTGGACCATACAGGAACTAACTGGATGAAACTGGACTGTACCTGTTTCAGATCATTAGGCCCATTTGGGGCACAGTCACAGGGAAGTAACCAGAACAAGATAATAACCTTAAGTGTTGTTTTCACATTTACTTCAGTTCTTAGTTCCCAAATATTTGTCTTGTTAATCTTCGTTTTGTACATAACCTTTGACTTTTGTGGTGTATATAAGTCAAACGCTGTCCTTATTATGTTGTTACAAAGAAACTGTTAATAAAGACTAGTTTGGTACTGACATACtacagagatgtgtgtgtgactatgtgtgtgtgtgagtgtgtgttcctgtgtgtgactatgtgtgtgtgtgagtgtgtgttcctgtgtgtgactatgtgtgtgtgtgagtgtgtgttcctgtgtgtgactatgtgtgtgtgtgagtgtgtgttcctgtgtgtgactatgtgtgtgtgtgagtgtgtgttcctgtgtgtgactatgtgtgtgtgtgagtgtgtgttcctgtgtgtgactatgtgtgtgtgtgtgagtgtgtgttcctgtgtgtgactatgtgtgtgtgtgtgcgtgtgtgttcctgtgtgtgactatgtgtgtgtgtgtgtgagtgtgttcctgcgtgtctgtgtgtgactatgtgtgtgtgtgtgagtgtgtgttcctgcgtgtctgtgtgtgactatgtgtgtgtgtgagtgtgtgttcctgtgtgtgactatgtgtgtgtgtgtgtgagtgtgtgttcctgcgtgtctgtgtgtgactatatgtgtgtgtgtgtgagtgtgttcctgcgtgtctgtctgtgacaatgagtgtgtgtgactgtgtgtgcgtgtgttaatCCTACACCATTCTGACATTTTTGTTGTGCTGTTTCTCTTGAACTTTGACCTTCTGAGACATAAATCATCACCTCTATCAGCTCTATGAGAGATGGAGGACAAACAGgcgaaggaggagaggagggagggatggagggatggagcaaTAATTGAGAAGAAAAAAGCACATTTGCGCTGTAGAGAGTGGAGAGTAGCGGTGAAGCTATGAGAGTCTGTGAGGGTCATCCCTACCTCAGACCATGTGGAGTGTATCTGTGAGCCCGTCCATGTTCCAGGGGATACAGGggatgtgtgtgtccgtgcgtccAGCAGCGTGTGTGAGGATACagaggggtatgtgtgtgtgtccggccGGGACAGTGGCAGGGCTCGGAGTGGAGGGGGTAACCCCCGCCAGAGGGGGTCCTGCGGGGACAGGTGGAGGTAGAGGGCTGAGGCGGTTTGAGGAGATCCCCCACACGGGTAGCAGTGGCTGGCTCAACCTGGTGAAGTTCTGGAGAGAAGACAGATTTAAACTATTACACAAACACATGGAGAGGACCTTCAACACCCTCGGCCCCATTTACAGgtacctgtctgtgtgtgcatgtgcgtggttgcgtgtgtgcatgtgtgtttgtatgaaCGTGTGTGTGGCAGTGTGATGCTGTGGGCcctaccagctctcacagtctcacatcatGTCTCtcttaactctgaatggttaaggtagtaactctgaatggttaaggtattaactctgaatggttaaggtattaactctgaatggttaaggtattaactctgaatggttaaggtagtaactctgaatggttaaggtagtaactctgaatggttaaggtattaactctgaaaggTTAAGGTATTaagtctgaatggttaaggtattgactctgaatggttaaggtattaactctgaatggttaaggtattaactctgaacggttaaggtattaactctgaatggttaaggtagtaACTCTGAAAGGTTAAGGTATTaagtctgaatggttaaggtattgaCTCTGAAAGGTTAAGGTAGTAACTCTGAaaggttaaggtattaactctgaatggataaggtagtaactctgaaaggttaaggtaaaggttaaggtagtAACTCTGAAAGGTTAAGGTATTaagtctgaatggttaaggtattgactctgaatggttaaggtattaactctgaaaggttaaggtagtaactctgaatggttaaggtattaactctgaatggttaaggtattaactctgaatggttaaggtattaactctgaacggttaaggtattaactctgaatggttaaggtagtaACTCTGAAAGGTTAAGGTATTaagtctgaatggttaaggtattgaCTCTGAAAGGTTAAGGTAGTAACTCTGAaaggttaaggtattaactctgaatggttaaggtagtaactctgaaaggttaaggtattaactctgaatggttaaggtagtaactctgaaaggttaaggtaaaggttaaggtagtAACTCTGAAAGGTTAAGGTATTaagtctgaatggttaaggtattgactctgaatggttaaggtattaactctgaaaggttaaggtagtaactctgaatggttaaggtattaactctgaatggttaaggtagtaactctgaaaggttaaggtaaaggttaaggtagtAACTCTGAAAGGTTAAGGTATTaagtctgaatggttaaggtattaactctgaaaggttaaggtaaaggttaaggtagtAACTCTGAAAGGTTAAGGTATTaagtctgaatggttaaggtattaactctgaaaggttaaggtagtaactctgaatggttaaggtattaactctgaacggttaaggtattaactctgaaaggttaaggtattaactctgaatggttaaggtattaactctgaaaggttaaggtaaaggttaaggtagtaactctgaatggttaaggtattaactctgaatggttaaggtattaagtctgaatggttaaggtaaaggttaaggtagtaactctgaaaggttaaggtagtaactctgaaaggttaaggtagtaactctgaaaggttaaggtattaactctgaatggttaagatattaactctgaaaggttaaggtattaactctgaaaggttaaggtattaactctgaatggttaaggtaaaggttaagtagtaactctgaatggttaaggtattaactctgaatggttaaggtagtaactctgaatggttaaggtattaactctgaatggttaaggtattaactctgaatggttaaggtaaaggttaaggtattaactctgaatggttaaggtattaactctgaatggttaaggtagtaactctgaatggttaaggtattaactctgaatggttaaggtattaactctgaatggttaaggtattaagtctgaatggttaaggtaaaggttaaggtagtaactctgaaaggttaaggtagtaactctgaaaggttaaggtagtaactctgaaaggttaaggtagtaactctgaatggttaaggtattaactctgaatggttaaggtattaagtctgaatggttaaggtaaaggttaaggtagtaactctgaaaggttaaggtagtaactctgaaaggttaaggtaaaggttaagtagtaactctgaatggttaaggtattaactctgaatggttaaggtagtaactctgaatggttaaggtattaactctgaatggttaaggtattaagtctgaatggttaaggtaaaggttaaggtagtaactctgaaaggttaaggtagtaactctgaaaggttaaggtattaactctgaatggttaaggtattaactctgaatggttaagatattaactctgaaaggttaaggtattaactctgaaaggttaaggtattaactctgaatggttaaggtaaaggttaagtagtaactctgaatggttaaggtattaactctgaatggttaaggtagtaactctgaatggttaaggtattaactctgaatggttaaggtattaactctgaatggttaaggtaaaggttaaggtattaactctgaatggttaaggtattaactctgaatggttaaggtagtaactctgaatggttaaggtattaactctgaatggttaaggtattaactctgaatggttaaggtattaaccgttggaatcagaggcagatgctgaCACCCATCCACCATCCTCATCCACAACTCTCTGACAAAACTGAAGCCTACTTGAAAGTAACTGTTGCCCCTGGCGTCCAGTTTCCAAGTCGTCTCCcgatgtcctcagacatggatggacgttgaatactgacttgtatcactggtgacctggctggtggagccaggtgtgtgtgtgtgtgtgtgtgtgtgtgtgtgtgtgtgtgtgtgtatgctgtcATGTTTCATGTACTGTGTCGGGTGTGTCTCCAACAGGGAGCGTCTGGGCACCCAGAGCACTGTGAATATCCTGCTGCCGTCTGACATCAGTGAGCTGTTCCGCTCTGAAGGCCTTCACCCCCGACGCATGACCCTGCAGCCATgggccacacacagagagacacggcAGCACAGCAAGGGAGTCTTCCTCAAGtacatacctgtgtgtgtgtgtgtgtgtgtgtgtgtgtgtgtgtgtgtgtgtgtgtgtgtgtgtgtgagagagagagcgagagtttgGCAGAGTGTATGGAGGGTGGGAATATAGTCAGTAATTTGACAGTGGTCCTCTCTACCACCAGGAACGGGACAGAGTGTATGGAGGGTGGGAATATAGTCAGTAATTTGACAGTGGTCCTCTCTACCACCAGGAATGGGGCAGAGTGGCGTGCCGACCGTCTCCTGCTCAACAGGGAGGTGATGATGGCTCCTGCCGTACGTCGCTTCCTGCCCCTCCTAGACGAAGTAGCGAGGGATTTCTGCCGTCTGCTAGCGACCCgtgtggagaaagagggaggaaaggaggagagggggtacaGTCTGACTATCGACCCCAGCCCTGACCTCTTCCGCTTCGCCCTGGAAGGTTGTCTTCTTTCACATTTTCATTTTCCTAAAATTCATAATTTGATGTGTGTTGGtggggatgtgttggtgtggatgtgttggtgtggatgtgttggtgtggatgtgttggtgttggtggggatgtgttggtgttggtggggatttgttggtgtggatgtgttggtgttggtggggatgtgttggtgtggatgtgatggcgtggatgtgttggtgttggtgtggatgtgttggtgtggatgtgatggcgtggatgtgttggtgttggtgtggatgtgttggtgtggatgtgttggtgtggatgtgttgatgtggatgtgttagtgtgggtgtgtgaatgtgaatgtgttagtgtggatgtgtgttagtgtggatgtgtgttgatgtggatgtgttggtgtggatgtgttggtgttgatgtattggtgtggatgtgttggtgtggatgtgttggtggggatgtgtgttggtggggatgtgtgttggtgtggatgtgtattggtgtggatgtgtgttggtgtggatgtgtattggtgtggatgtgtgttagtgtggatgtgtgttgatgtggatgtgttggtgtggatgtgttggtgttgatgtattggtgtggatgtgttggtgtggatgtgttggtggggatgtgtgttggtggggatgtgtgttggtgtggatgtgtattggtgtggatgtgtgttggtgtggatgtgtattggtgtggatgtgttggtgggGATGTGTTGGTggggatgtgtgttggtgtggatgtgtattggtgtggatgtgttggtagGAATGTGTTGGtggggatgtgttggtgtggatgtgttggtgtggatgtgttggtgtggatgtgttggtgggGATGTCCTGGattggatgtgttggtgtggatgtttTGGTGtagatgtgtgttggtgtggatgtgttggtgtggatgtgttggtgtggatgtgttggtgggGATGTCTTGGattggatgtgttggtgtggatgtttTGGTgtagatgtgttggtgtggatgtgttggtgtggatgtgttgatgtggatgtgttagtgtgggtgtgtgaatgtgttagtgtggatgtgtgttagtgtggatgtgtgttgatgtgaatgtgttagtgtggatgtgtgttagtgtggatgtgtgttgatgtgaatgtgttggtgtggatgtgttggtgtggatgtgttggattggatgtgttggtgtggatgttttggtgtggatgtgttgatgtggatgtgttggtgtgaaTGTGTTGGTGGGGATGTGTTGTGTGGATGTTTcggtgtggatgtgttggtgggGATGTGTTGGTGGGGATGTGTTGGTGGGGATGTGTTGGCGTGGAtgaatctctcgctctctctcagtctctctcagtctctctctctgtctctctctcagtctctctcagtctctctctctgtctctctctcagtctctctcagccactctgtctctctctgtctgaccctgtctctctctgtcagtcactgtctcactctgtctttctcattctctctgtctcactgtgaacaaattcttatttacaatgacggcctacaccggtcaAACCCAAacaacgctgggctaattgtgcgccgccctatgggactcccaatcacaggtggttgtgatacagcctggttttgatacgcctctagcactgagatgcagtgccttagaccactgtgccactcaggagagCTCGGTCTCCCTTCAGcatcctttctcaatagcaaggctatgctcactgtctGTACATTTGTTatgtcttgattgtacacacctggttcccattacgttattattatttccctatttaaccctctggttctcaTTATGTTTTGTGGTTGTTCCTTGTCTAGTGTTATCAGTCTTCtgtgttatggtgtgttttcCCTGCGTGGAATTTATGGTTGATTATTTTCAGAGTAAAGTACGTTAtttttactcagttctgtgtcctgcacctgactccgtaCTCACCTCGGCATACTGATACATGACAGAATCACGCACCACCAATGGAGTCAGCAGGTGCACCCAGTCCTCCGGTACCAGTAGAGGAACACGTCCAGCAGCACGCGACGATGCTCCAACATCTCGGCACCGCAATGGATCACGTACTGCTCACCATggagtgatgggagagagggggtttgTTTACACTCCCATCAACTTCACCCCAACCAACACCACAACTCACACCGCTGTCCACCCCTCAGTCACCTGGACCCAATGGGATTCGGCTTTCGCTCCCGAGCGCATATGATGGGACAGCTATCGGGTGCCAGGGGTTCCTGCTTCAGTTGGAGCTCTACCTGGTGACTGTCCACCCGGCTCCCGGATGGACAGTCTGtcgtcagtctgtctgtcagggaaAGCGTTTGAGTGGGCCAACGTTGAATGGGGAAATATAGAAGCAGCGTTGGTCCGCTATGAGGGTACGCTTGTTCTATCTCAGATGGGATGAGGAGCGCACAGGAATTCGCCCTGAACT from Oncorhynchus masou masou isolate Uvic2021 chromosome 29, UVic_Omas_1.1, whole genome shotgun sequence harbors:
- the LOC135519772 gene encoding cytochrome P450 11B, mitochondrial-like translates to MDTIVKQSLAVPMKKLSSCVTGVKEREVWARRRAKRGTGVKSSPPRTGQTTVTHSYQTDLEKERKLREALNAQKHAERAAMRDHFRKKYQLSKSSKDTSHLSAAQGKGALPRQLAKLIGPETPAKDDGYSLLSAFQGLSFNMGMLGGKQTKSSTPMSVNGEACKTMWSVSVSPSMFQGIQGMCVSVRPAACVRIQRGMCVCPAGTVAGLGVEGVTPARGGPAGTGGGRGLRRFEEIPHTGSSGWLNLVKFWREDRFKLLHKHMERTFNTLGPIYRERLGTQSTVNILLPSDISELFRSEGLHPRRMTLQPWATHRETRQHSKGVFLKNGAEWRADRLLLNREVMMAPAVRRFLPLLDEVARDFCRLLATRVEKEGGKEERGYSLTIDPSPDLFRFALEASCHVLYGERIGLFSTSPSQESQKFIFAVERMLATTPPLLYLPPRLLWRLGAPLWTQHATAWDHIFSHAEKRIQRGVQRLHSTQAAGGGSGGAEGEFTGILGQLMDKGQLSLELIRANITELMAGGVDTTAVPLQFALYELGRNPAVQEQVRVQVKAAWARAGGDAHKALQGAPLLKGLVKETLRLYPVGITVQRYPVRDIIIQNYHIPAGTCVQACLYPLGRSRDVFQDPERFDPGRWGTQESGEGPGGGGGFRSLAFGFGARQCVGRRIAENEMQLLLMHILLSFRLSVSSSEELSTKYTLILQPETPPRITFSTL